In Bacillota bacterium, one genomic interval encodes:
- a CDS encoding ATPase — protein sequence MISSTLLAIDAGGTKTDLLWAQPDGHVLAHVQGQGLNIASKPPGTWQDVLEELFRQANVDRKTVHVVCAGAAGYTLPDRRALFEHLLQQMLPGARVLVLADYAIALEGATGGNPGVLVIAGTGSIACGRDREGRLMRAGGWGYLLGDEGSGFWIGREALRAVLAAKEGWGEPTRLIEMLAETLGTSDAGEWLSALYRTQNPQSLLAELAPLVSEAAERGDALASRILTDAAHHLAGLVVHVATHLHLPEDFPVCTVGGVWKSGGMFLRRFREQLAMHLPAWRGEIKPPLYSPVEGALLLAQRMMWA from the coding sequence GTGATATCTTCCACGCTTTTGGCGATAGACGCCGGGGGGACGAAAACCGACCTGCTGTGGGCACAACCCGACGGGCATGTGCTGGCGCACGTGCAGGGGCAGGGATTGAACATCGCCAGCAAACCTCCCGGTACCTGGCAGGATGTGCTGGAGGAACTGTTCCGCCAGGCAAATGTGGATCGCAAGACGGTTCACGTGGTGTGTGCAGGTGCTGCCGGCTACACCCTGCCTGACCGTCGCGCCCTGTTTGAACATCTCTTGCAGCAGATGCTACCCGGTGCAAGGGTTCTGGTGCTGGCGGACTATGCGATTGCGCTGGAGGGGGCTACCGGAGGCAACCCGGGTGTGCTGGTGATTGCAGGCACAGGCTCCATTGCCTGCGGGCGCGACCGGGAAGGCAGGCTGATGCGGGCAGGTGGGTGGGGCTACCTGCTGGGCGACGAGGGAAGCGGCTTCTGGATTGGGCGCGAGGCGCTGCGCGCAGTGCTTGCCGCCAAGGAGGGCTGGGGGGAACCGACCCGTTTAATCGAGATGCTCGCGGAGACGCTGGGAACCTCCGATGCAGGAGAGTGGCTGAGCGCGCTCTACCGCACCCAGAACCCACAGTCGTTGCTGGCGGAGCTGGCGCCTCTGGTCTCCGAGGCAGCCGAGCGCGGCGATGCTCTTGCCAGCCGTATACTCACCGACGCGGCACACCACCTGGCGGGGCTGGTCGTCCACGTCGCCACACATCTTCACCTGCCCGAAGACTTTCCCGTTTGCACCGTCGGCGGCGTGTGGAAGTCGGGGGGCATGTTCCTCCGCCGATTCCGAGAGCAGCTGGCGATGCATTTACCCGCTTGGCGCGGTGAAATCAAACCGCCGCTCTATTCGCCGGTGGAAGGCGCGTTGCTGCTCGCTCAGCGCATGATGTGGGCGTAG